The following coding sequences are from one Peromyscus eremicus chromosome X, PerEre_H2_v1, whole genome shotgun sequence window:
- the Srpk3 gene encoding SRSF protein kinase 3 isoform X2 — protein MSASAGGSGGVDCGGSSSSSQTSCGPESSGSELAPVTPAPRSLQGLLGSDDEEQEDPKDYCKGGYYPVKIGDLFNGRYHVVRKLGWGHFSTVWLCWDIQRKRFVALKVVKSAGHYTETAVDEIKLLKCVRDSDPSDPKRETIVQLIDDFRISGVNGVHVCMVLEVLGHQLLKWIIKSNYQGLPVPCVKSIVRQVLHGLDYLHTKCKIIHTDIKPENILLCVGDAYIRRLAAEATEWQQSGAQPPSRSTVSTAPQEVLTGKLSKNKRKKMRRKRKQQKWLLEERLQDLQRLEAMEDAVQAEDSGSRLEQGSGSTSSSGFSGSLFSTASCSILSGSSNQRETGGLLSPSTPFGASNLLVNPLEPQNADKIKIKIADLGNACWVHKHFTEDIQTRQYRAVEVLIGAEYGPPADIWSTACMAFELATGDYLFEPHSGEDYSRDEDHIAHIVELLGDIPPAFALSGRYSREFFNRRGQLRHIHNLKHWGLYEVLMEKYEWPLEQATQFSAFLLPMMEYIPEKRASAADCLQHPWLNP, from the exons ATGAGTGCCAGtgctggtggtagtggtggtgtggactgtggtggcagcagcagcag CTCTCAGACTTCCTGTGGGCCTGAGTCCTCAGGCTCTGAATTAGCTCCAGTCACACCAGCACCTCGGTCGCTGCAGGGGCTCCTGGGTTCTGATGATGAGGAGCAGGAAGACCCCAAGGATTATTGCAAGG GTGGTTACTACCCAGTGAAGATAGGTGATTTGTTCAATGGGCGGTACCATGTGGTGCGCAAGCTAGGCTGGGGCCACTTCTCTACAGTCTGGCTCTGCTGGGATATTCA GCGCAAGCGCTTCGTGGCCCTGAAAGTAGTGAAGAGCGCAGGGCATTACACAGAGACAGCTGTGGATGAGATCAAGCTCCTGAAATGT GTCCGGGACAGTGATCCTAGTGACCCCAAAAGAGAGACCATTGTTCAGCTCATTGATGACTTCAGGATCTCAGGAGTTAATGGAGTCC ATGTGTGCATGGTGCTAGAGGTCCTGGGCCACCAGCTCCTCAAGTGGATCATCAAGTCCAACTACCAGGGTCTGCCTGTGCCCTGTGTTAAGAGCATTGTTAGGCAG GTGCTACATGGTCTGGATTACCTCCATACTAAGTGCAAGATCATCCACACGGACATCAAGCCTGAGAACATCCTTCTGTGTGTTGGAGATGCCTACATTAGGCGCCTGGCTGCTGAAGCTACAGAGTGGCAGCAGTCAGGGGCCCAGCCCCCATCCCGCTCCACAG TTAGCACTGCCCCCCAGGAGGTCTTG ACTGGTAAGCTGTCCaaaaacaagaggaagaagatgaggcgCAAAAGGAAGCAACAGAAGTGGCTGCTGGAGGAGCGGCTGCAGGACTTGCAGCGGCTGGAGGCCATGGAAGATGCAGTACAGGCTGAGG ACTCTGGCTCAAGATTAGAGCAGGGCAGCGGCTCCACTTCTTCTTCAG GTTTCTCAGGGTCTCTGTTCTCCACGGCTTCCTGCTCCATCCTCTCAGGGTCATCTAATCAGCGTGAGACTGGAGGTCTCCTGTCTCCTAGCA CACCATTTGGTGCTTCCAACCTCCTGGTGAACCCCCTGGAGCCCCAAAATGCAGACAAGATCAAGATCAAGATTGCAGACCTGGGCAATGCCTGCTGGGTG CACAAACACTTCACTGAGGACATTCAGACTCGGCAGTACAGGGCCGTGGAGGTGCTGATTGGTGCTGAGTATGGCCCCCCAGCTGACATCTGGAGCACAGCATGCATG gCCTTTGAGCTGGCCACTGGCGACTACCTGTTTGAGCCTCACTCTGGAGAAGATTACAGTCGTGATGAAG ACCACATTGCTCATATCGTGGAGCTTCTGGGAGACATCCCCCCAGCTTTTGCCCTCTCAGGCCGCTATTCACGGGAGTTCTTCAACCGCAGGG GACAGCTGCGCCACATCCATAACCTCAAGCACTGGGGCCTATATGAGGTGCTCATGGAGAAGTACGAGTGGCCCCTGGAGCAAGCCACACAGTTCAGCGCCTTCCTGTTGCCCATGATGGAGTACATCCCTGAGAAGAGGGCCAGTGCTGCCGACTGCCTCCAGCACCCCTGGCTTAATCCCTAG
- the Idh3g gene encoding isocitrate dehydrogenase [NAD] subunit gamma, mitochondrial, with amino-acid sequence MALKVAIAAGGAAKAVFKPVLLCRPWEVLGANEAPRRSISSPPSAKYGGRHTVTMIPGDGIGPELMLHVKSVFRHACVPVDFEEVHVSSNADEEDIRNAIMAIRRNRVALKGNIETNHNLPPSHKSRNNILRTSLDLYANVIHCKSLPGVVTRHKDIDILIVRENTEGEYSSLEHESVAGVVESLKIITKAKSLRIAEYAFKLAQESGRKKVTAVHKANIMKLGDGLFLQCCREVAARYPQIIFDSMIVDNTTMQLVSRPQQFDVMVMPNLYGNIVNNVCAGLVGGPGLVAGANYGHVYAVFETATRNTGKSIANKNIANPTATLLASCMMLDHLKLHSYATSIRKAVLASMDNENMHTPDIGGQGTTSQAIQDIIRHIRIINGRAVEA; translated from the exons GTTCTGGGTGCTAATGAGGCCCCCCGGAGGAGCATTTCCTCA cctccatctGCTAAATATGGTGGGCGTCATACAGTGACTATGATCCCAGGGGATGGCATCGGCCCGGAGCTCATGTTGCATGTTAAATCAGTATTCAG gcatgcatgtgtgccaGTGGACTTTGAAGAGGTACATGTGAGCTCCAATGCTGATGAGGAGGATATCCGAAATGCCATCATGGCCATCCGCCGGAACCGTGTGGCCCTGAAGG GCAACATTGAAACAAATCATAACCTGCCACCATCCCACAAATCCCGAAACAACATCCTTCG CACCAGCCTAGACCTCTATGCCAACGTCATCCACTGTAAGAGCCTGCCAGGAGTGGTGACCCGGCACAAGGACATAGATATCCTCATTGTGCGGGAAAACACAGAGGGAGAGTACAGCAGTCTAGAGCATGAG AGCGTAGCAGGAGTGGTGGAGAGCTTGAAGATTATCACCAAGGCCAAGTCCCTTCGAATTGCTGAATATGCTTTCAAGCTGGCTCAGGAGAGTGGGCGTAAGAAAGTGACGGCTGTGCACAAGGCCAACATCAT GAAACTGGGTGATGGACTCTTCCTCCAGTGCTGCAGGGAGGTGGCAGCCCGCTACCCGCAGATCATCTTTGACAGCATGATTGTGGATAACACAACAATGCAG CTGGTATCCAGGCCTCAGCAGTTTGATGTCATGGTGATGCCTAATCTCTATGGTAACATCGTCAACAACGTCTGTGCAGGGCTAGTTGGAGGCCCGGGCCTTGTGGCTGGGGCTAACTACGGCCACGTGTATGCAGTATTTGAGACA GCTACAAGGAACACAGGCAAAAGTATTGCCAATAAGAACATTGCTAACCCCACTGCCACACTGCTAGCAAGTTGCATGATGCTAGACCACCTCAA GCTCCACTCCTATGCCACCTCCATTCGCAAAGCTGTCTTAGCATCTatggacaatgaaaat ATGCATACTCCAGACATTGGAGGCCAAGGTACTACATCCCAAGCCATCCAGGACATCATTCGTCACATCCGCATCATTAACGGCCGGGCTGTGGAAGCTTAA
- the Srpk3 gene encoding SRSF protein kinase 3 isoform X1, with amino-acid sequence MSASAGGSGGVDCGGSSSSSQTSCGPESSGSELAPVTPAPRSLQGLLGSDDEEQEDPKDYCKGGYYPVKIGDLFNGRYHVVRKLGWGHFSTVWLCWDIQRKRFVALKVVKSAGHYTETAVDEIKLLKCVRDSDPSDPKRETIVQLIDDFRISGVNGVHVCMVLEVLGHQLLKWIIKSNYQGLPVPCVKSIVRQVLHGLDYLHTKCKIIHTDIKPENILLCVGDAYIRRLAAEATEWQQSGAQPPSRSTVSTAPQEVLTGKLSKNKRKKMRRKRKQQKWLLEERLQDLQRLEAMEDAVQAEDSGSRLEQGSGSTSSSGCHPEGSRAGPSPASSSPVPGGDRSLSPSSQTSGFSGSLFSTASCSILSGSSNQRETGGLLSPSTPFGASNLLVNPLEPQNADKIKIKIADLGNACWVHKHFTEDIQTRQYRAVEVLIGAEYGPPADIWSTACMAFELATGDYLFEPHSGEDYSRDEDHIAHIVELLGDIPPAFALSGRYSREFFNRRGQLRHIHNLKHWGLYEVLMEKYEWPLEQATQFSAFLLPMMEYIPEKRASAADCLQHPWLNP; translated from the exons ATGAGTGCCAGtgctggtggtagtggtggtgtggactgtggtggcagcagcagcag CTCTCAGACTTCCTGTGGGCCTGAGTCCTCAGGCTCTGAATTAGCTCCAGTCACACCAGCACCTCGGTCGCTGCAGGGGCTCCTGGGTTCTGATGATGAGGAGCAGGAAGACCCCAAGGATTATTGCAAGG GTGGTTACTACCCAGTGAAGATAGGTGATTTGTTCAATGGGCGGTACCATGTGGTGCGCAAGCTAGGCTGGGGCCACTTCTCTACAGTCTGGCTCTGCTGGGATATTCA GCGCAAGCGCTTCGTGGCCCTGAAAGTAGTGAAGAGCGCAGGGCATTACACAGAGACAGCTGTGGATGAGATCAAGCTCCTGAAATGT GTCCGGGACAGTGATCCTAGTGACCCCAAAAGAGAGACCATTGTTCAGCTCATTGATGACTTCAGGATCTCAGGAGTTAATGGAGTCC ATGTGTGCATGGTGCTAGAGGTCCTGGGCCACCAGCTCCTCAAGTGGATCATCAAGTCCAACTACCAGGGTCTGCCTGTGCCCTGTGTTAAGAGCATTGTTAGGCAG GTGCTACATGGTCTGGATTACCTCCATACTAAGTGCAAGATCATCCACACGGACATCAAGCCTGAGAACATCCTTCTGTGTGTTGGAGATGCCTACATTAGGCGCCTGGCTGCTGAAGCTACAGAGTGGCAGCAGTCAGGGGCCCAGCCCCCATCCCGCTCCACAG TTAGCACTGCCCCCCAGGAGGTCTTG ACTGGTAAGCTGTCCaaaaacaagaggaagaagatgaggcgCAAAAGGAAGCAACAGAAGTGGCTGCTGGAGGAGCGGCTGCAGGACTTGCAGCGGCTGGAGGCCATGGAAGATGCAGTACAGGCTGAGG ACTCTGGCTCAAGATTAGAGCAGGGCAGCGGCTCCACTTCTTCTTCAGGCTGCCACCCAGAGGGCAGCAGGGCTGGcccctctccagcctcttcttCCCCTGTGCCTGGGGGTGACCGCAGCCTTAGTCCCAGCTCACAGACCTCAGGTTTCTCAGGGTCTCTGTTCTCCACGGCTTCCTGCTCCATCCTCTCAGGGTCATCTAATCAGCGTGAGACTGGAGGTCTCCTGTCTCCTAGCA CACCATTTGGTGCTTCCAACCTCCTGGTGAACCCCCTGGAGCCCCAAAATGCAGACAAGATCAAGATCAAGATTGCAGACCTGGGCAATGCCTGCTGGGTG CACAAACACTTCACTGAGGACATTCAGACTCGGCAGTACAGGGCCGTGGAGGTGCTGATTGGTGCTGAGTATGGCCCCCCAGCTGACATCTGGAGCACAGCATGCATG gCCTTTGAGCTGGCCACTGGCGACTACCTGTTTGAGCCTCACTCTGGAGAAGATTACAGTCGTGATGAAG ACCACATTGCTCATATCGTGGAGCTTCTGGGAGACATCCCCCCAGCTTTTGCCCTCTCAGGCCGCTATTCACGGGAGTTCTTCAACCGCAGGG GACAGCTGCGCCACATCCATAACCTCAAGCACTGGGGCCTATATGAGGTGCTCATGGAGAAGTACGAGTGGCCCCTGGAGCAAGCCACACAGTTCAGCGCCTTCCTGTTGCCCATGATGGAGTACATCCCTGAGAAGAGGGCCAGTGCTGCCGACTGCCTCCAGCACCCCTGGCTTAATCCCTAG